In Lonchura striata isolate bLonStr1 chromosome 2, bLonStr1.mat, whole genome shotgun sequence, a single genomic region encodes these proteins:
- the LOC110480744 gene encoding 3 beta-hydroxysteroid dehydrogenase/Delta 5-->4-isomerase — protein sequence MSLAGVSCLVTGAGGFLGQRIVCLLLGEEEALAEIRLLDKAFSAEALGRFGKFKGKTEVKILEGDIRDVTFLHRACQGVSLVIHTASLIDTLGLIEKKLLWEVNVTGTQLLLEACVRCNVQHFIYTSTIEVTGPNCRGDPIFNGDEDTAYESTSKFPYAQSKRLAEDSVLKADGRVLKDGGTLMTCALRSMYIFGEGCPFLQGHLDKCLLNKNIYLRFSRKEALVNPVYVGNIAWAHVQAARALRAPQKAKHVRGKFYYISDDTPHMSYADLNYELTKELGFGIEPRLPMPLTVLYYFSLLLEIVSFLLRPFVRYVPSTNRHLVTLLNTPFTFSYRKAQQDFGYMPRYTWEEAKQGTGEWIASVIPQRRVHLQSRTA from the exons atgTCCCTGGCTGGGGTGAGCTGCCTGGTGACAGGGGCAGGGGGGTTCCTTGGCCAGAGGATTGtgtgcctgctgctgggagaagaggaggcGCTGGCTGAGATCCGGCTGCTGGACAAAGCCTTCAGCGCTGAAGCGCTCGGGAGATTTGGAA AGTTCAAGGGGAAGACTGAGGTGAAAATCCTGGAAGGGGACATCCGAGATGTGACATTCCTGCACCGCGCCTGCCAGGGCGTCTCCCTCGTCATCCACACGGCTTCCCTCATTGACACCCTGGGCCTCATCgagaagaagctgctctggGAAGTCAATGTAACAG GtactcagctgctgctggaggcatGTGTCCGCTGCAACGTCCAGCACTTCATATACACCAGCACCATTGAAGTGACAGGCCCAAACTGCAGAGGGGACCCAATTTTCAACGGTGACGAAGATACAGCTTATGAGAGCACATCCAAATTTCCTTATGCCCAAAGCAAGAGACTGGCAGAGGATTCTGTGCTGAAAGCAGATGGCCGAGTGCTGAAGGACGGTGGCACGCTGATGACCTGTGCCCTGAGATCCATGTACATTTTTGGGGAAGGCTGCCCATTTCTCCAAGGCCATCTGGATAAGTGCCTGTTGAACAAGAACATCTACCTGCGCTTCTCCAGGAAGGAGGCTCTGGTGAACCCCGTCTACGTGGGCAACATCGCCTGGGCACACGTGCAGGCAGCCAGAGCCCTCCGAGCCCCGCAGAAAGCCAAGCACGTGCGGGGCAAGTTCTACTACATCTCAGATGACACTCCTCACATGAGCTACGCTGACCTGAACTATGAGCTGACCAAGGAGCTGGGCTTTGGAATCGAGCCCCGGCTGCCCATGCCTCTGACCGTGCTCTATTACTTCTCGCTGCTGCTGGAGATCGTCAGCTTCTTGCTGCGGCCCTTTGTCAGATACGTCCCCTCCACCAACCGCCACCTGGTCACACTGCTCAACACCCCCTTCACCTTCTCCTACAGAAAGGCACAGCAGGATTTTGGCTACATGCCCCGCTACACGTGGGAGGAGGCCAAGCAGGGCACTGGTGAGTGGATTGCCTCTGTGATCCCCCAGAGAAGGGTGCACTTGCAAAGCAGAACTGCCTAA